The Hevea brasiliensis isolate MT/VB/25A 57/8 chromosome 1, ASM3005281v1, whole genome shotgun sequence genome has a window encoding:
- the LOC110631561 gene encoding putative axial regulator YABBY 2 isoform X2: MSLDLASERVCYVHCNFCNTILAVSVPSSNLFNIVTVRCGHCANLLSVNMAASLQTFPLQDPQKMHLSSEDVNKDCGSSSEKVTAFESGDHEPPRMPPIRPPEKRQRVPSAYNRFIKEEIQRIKASNPDISHREAFSTAAKNWAHFPHIHFGLKLDGNKHAKLDHQSFAGEGTQKSNGFYEINGSL; encoded by the exons ATGTCACTGGACTTGGCATCTGAACGTGTTTGTTATGTTCACTGCAACTTCTGCAACACCATTTTAGCG GTTAGTGTTCCAAGCAGCAATTTGTTCAATATTGTGACGGTCAGATGTGGGCATTGTGCAAATTTGCTGTCTGTGAACATGGCAGCTTCACTTCAAACATTTCCTCTTCAAGATCCCCAG AAAATGCACTTAAGCTCTGAAGATGTAAACAAGGACTGTGGATCATCTTCCGAAAAGGTCACCGCATTTGAGTCTGGGGATCATGAACCACCTAGAATGCCTCCGATCCGCC CCCCAGAGAAGAGACAACGTGTTCCATCCGCATATAACAGGTTCATTAA ggagGAAATTCAAAGGATCAAGGCTAGTAATCCTGACATCAGCCACAGGGAAGCTTTTAGCACAGCAGCAAAAAAT TGGGCACACTTCCCTCACATTCACTTTGGGCTCAAGCTGGATGGAAACAAGCACGCGAAATTAGATCACCAGTCATTTGCAGGAGAGGGTACTCAAAAATCTAATGGATTCTACGAGATCAATGGCAGCCTGTGA
- the LOC110631561 gene encoding putative axial regulator YABBY 2 isoform X1, with product MSLDLASERVCYVHCNFCNTILAVSVPSSNLFNIVTVRCGHCANLLSVNMAASLQTFPLQDPQSSQKMHLSSEDVNKDCGSSSEKVTAFESGDHEPPRMPPIRPPEKRQRVPSAYNRFIKEEIQRIKASNPDISHREAFSTAAKNWAHFPHIHFGLKLDGNKHAKLDHQSFAGEGTQKSNGFYEINGSL from the exons ATGTCACTGGACTTGGCATCTGAACGTGTTTGTTATGTTCACTGCAACTTCTGCAACACCATTTTAGCG GTTAGTGTTCCAAGCAGCAATTTGTTCAATATTGTGACGGTCAGATGTGGGCATTGTGCAAATTTGCTGTCTGTGAACATGGCAGCTTCACTTCAAACATTTCCTCTTCAAGATCCCCAG TCCTCGCAGAAAATGCACTTAAGCTCTGAAGATGTAAACAAGGACTGTGGATCATCTTCCGAAAAGGTCACCGCATTTGAGTCTGGGGATCATGAACCACCTAGAATGCCTCCGATCCGCC CCCCAGAGAAGAGACAACGTGTTCCATCCGCATATAACAGGTTCATTAA ggagGAAATTCAAAGGATCAAGGCTAGTAATCCTGACATCAGCCACAGGGAAGCTTTTAGCACAGCAGCAAAAAAT TGGGCACACTTCCCTCACATTCACTTTGGGCTCAAGCTGGATGGAAACAAGCACGCGAAATTAGATCACCAGTCATTTGCAGGAGAGGGTACTCAAAAATCTAATGGATTCTACGAGATCAATGGCAGCCTGTGA
- the LOC110631561 gene encoding putative axial regulator YABBY 2 isoform X3, whose amino-acid sequence MLGFLHAVSVPSSNLFNIVTVRCGHCANLLSVNMAASLQTFPLQDPQSSQKMHLSSEDVNKDCGSSSEKVTAFESGDHEPPRMPPIRPPEKRQRVPSAYNRFIKEEIQRIKASNPDISHREAFSTAAKNWAHFPHIHFGLKLDGNKHAKLDHQSFAGEGTQKSNGFYEINGSL is encoded by the exons ATGCTAGGGTTTCTACATGCT GTTAGTGTTCCAAGCAGCAATTTGTTCAATATTGTGACGGTCAGATGTGGGCATTGTGCAAATTTGCTGTCTGTGAACATGGCAGCTTCACTTCAAACATTTCCTCTTCAAGATCCCCAG TCCTCGCAGAAAATGCACTTAAGCTCTGAAGATGTAAACAAGGACTGTGGATCATCTTCCGAAAAGGTCACCGCATTTGAGTCTGGGGATCATGAACCACCTAGAATGCCTCCGATCCGCC CCCCAGAGAAGAGACAACGTGTTCCATCCGCATATAACAGGTTCATTAA ggagGAAATTCAAAGGATCAAGGCTAGTAATCCTGACATCAGCCACAGGGAAGCTTTTAGCACAGCAGCAAAAAAT TGGGCACACTTCCCTCACATTCACTTTGGGCTCAAGCTGGATGGAAACAAGCACGCGAAATTAGATCACCAGTCATTTGCAGGAGAGGGTACTCAAAAATCTAATGGATTCTACGAGATCAATGGCAGCCTGTGA